One Sphingomonas endolithica genomic window, ACACCGCCAGGAAGTCCGCTCCCGCCGCCACCAGCGGTGCGGCGTTGGCCGGCGTGATCCCGCCGATCGCCACGCACGGTATTTCGAACACGGTCGACCACCAGCTGAGCAACACCGGCTCGGCAACGTGGCTGACGGCCTTGGTGGTGGTCGGATGAAAGGCGCCGAACGCGACATAATCGGCCCCTGCCTCGCCCGCTTCCATCGCCAGATGCCGGCTGTCATGGCACGTCACGCCGATCTGCGCCTTGGGCCCCAGCACGTCGCGCGCCTCGCGCGGATCGCCGTCATCCTGGCCGAGATGCACGCCGTCCGCCCCCAGCCGCTTGGCCAGTGCAATGCTGTCGTTGACGATGAACGCCACATCGGCGTCGGCGCAGATCTGCTGCAACGGCTCGGCCAAGGCCGCCGCGACATGCTGATCCATGCCCTTCAGGCGAAACTGGAACGCCGCCACCGGCCCGGCCTCGAGCGCGCGCTTCAACCGATCGGGAAACGCCCCGCCCACATCGAGCGGCGAGACGAGGTACAGCTGGCACGCCGGCCGTCTGATGTCGCGCGTGAACTGGGCGGCGAAATTGGGGTCGAGCGGGCCGAGCGGGTCAATGTCCATCCCCGCGCGATAGCGCCGCGATCGCCGCGTGGAAAGCCGCCGGATCGTCGAGCTTGTGCGCCACCGCCTGCACCTGCCGCCCGCGGCGTAGCGCGATCGGCGCCTTGAGGTCGATCACCACGCTCGGCCAGGCCACGAGCGCAAGGTTGAGCATCGCCCGATCCTTGATCGCCGCCGCGTCCCAGGTCGGGCGCAGGCCGGCAATCTGGTCGACCGGCACCGCGATCGATTGCAGGTAGCCGGCCTGCAGCGTCAGCACGCCATCCGCGATCGTTACTGGCAGGCGCTTAAACGAGCGCAGCAGCCAGAGCAGCGATACGACCGCCGCCTGATCGAT contains:
- the thiE gene encoding thiamine phosphate synthase, whose translation is MDIDPLGPLDPNFAAQFTRDIRRPACQLYLVSPLDVGGAFPDRLKRALEAGPVAAFQFRLKGMDQHVAAALAEPLQQICADADVAFIVNDSIALAKRLGADGVHLGQDDGDPREARDVLGPKAQIGVTCHDSRHLAMEAGEAGADYVAFGAFHPTTTKAVSHVAEPVLLSWWSTVFEIPCVAIGGITPANAAPLVAAGADFLAVSSAVWGGDEAAAVRAFGEVLAR